A stretch of the Lolium perenne isolate Kyuss_39 chromosome 3, Kyuss_2.0, whole genome shotgun sequence genome encodes the following:
- the LOC127345012 gene encoding probable methyltransferase PMT19, whose translation MPDSVAAVDAVIKPLPRALSLAAAAAAAATTFLLLISAVVSRARDDYASASPPPPSTSASTTAALPPAPEPSPPLLPEHPRPHPHPPPPPVPPCPPNHAHHVPCHEPPSAERHCPPRPPHPPPHPPEDPPPHPPPPPPHCRVPPPPGYEPPPPWPERRERARYANVDLPPLTTVTKLADSQDPVAARGEWLVFPKGVGNYVEQIDRVVPLRGGTVRTALDIGCGFASFGDYLMSYGVLTMSIAPRDTHGAPVQIALERGLPAMIGALGARRLPYPSSSFDMVHCADCHVSWAAHGGLYMLEIDRLLRPGGYWVMSGPPIGWKSPCKDLNQTIKSLEDEQLARENIANKLCWEMVSDKGAVSVWRKPTDHLHCVQEAKLCTEDNPDTAWYVNISMCISQLPRVDLVGDSARGTIEKWPQRLVAVPPRIANGGIKGMSIQAYKHDYSIWMRRFELYGTYLKDLSRRSYRNVMDMNAGFGGFAAAMSKYPVWVMNVVPANITENTLGVIYERGLIGTYMDWCEAFSTYPRTYDLIHANGVFSLYIDKCGTLDILVEMDRILRPGGAAIIRDAADVVLKVKEAADRLQWHSRVVDAEDEASDPQKLLIVNNSFSLPEN comes from the exons ATGCCGGactcggtggcggcggtggacgccGTCATCAAGCCGCTCCCGCGGGCTCTCtccctggcggcggcggcggccgccgcggcCACGACGTTCCTCCTCCTCATTTCCGCTGTTGTCTCCCGCGCCCGGGACGACTACGCCTCCGCCTCGCCACCTCCTCCGTCCACCAGCGCCTCCACAACCGCGGCGCTACCCCCCGCGCCCGAACcctcgccgccgctgctcccggaGCATCCCCGCCCGCACCCGCACCCCCCGCCGCCGCCCGTCCCGCCCTGCCCGCCCAACCACGCCCACCACGTCCCCTGCCACGAACCTCCCTCCGCCGAGCGCCACTGCCCCCCGCGCCCGCCGCATCCTCCTCCGCACCCGCCCGAGGACCCACCGCCTCACcccccaccgccaccgccgcactGCCGCGTCCCGCCGCCACCCGGGTACGAGCCGCCCCCGCCGTGGCCCGAGCGGCGGGAGCGCGCGCGGTACGCCAACGTGGATCTCCCCCCGCTTACTACCGTGACCAAGCTCGCGGACTCCCAGGACCCCGTGGCCGCGCGAGGGGAGTGGCTGGTGTTCCCCAAGGGGGTGGGGAATTACGTCGAGCAGATTGACCGCGTGGTGCCGCTGCGCGGCGGCACGGTGCGAACGGCTCTCGACATCGGGTGCGGA TTTGCGAGCTTTGGGGACTACCTGATGAGCTACGGCGTCCTCACCATGTCCATTGCTCCGAGGGACACACACGGCGCACCAGTCCAGATCGCCTTGGAGCGTGGACTGCCCGCGATGATTGGAGCGCTCGGTGCTCGCAGGCTGCCGTATCCGTCGAGCTCCTTCGACATGGTGCACTGCGCAGACTGCCATGTTTCATGGGCTGCTCATG GTGGACTGTACATGCTGGAAATTGACCGACTTTTGAGACCTGGTGGGTACTGGGTTATGTCTGGTCCACCCATCGGCTGGAAATCACCCTGCAAGGACCTCAACCAGACAATCAAGAGCCTTGAGGATGAGCAATTAGCGAGGGAGAATATTGCAAATAAGCTCTGTTGGGAGATGGTGTCAGATAAGGGCGCAGTTTCTGTTTGGAGAAAGCCTACTGATCATCTCCACTGTGTCCAAGAAGCAAAGTTGTGCACAGAAGATAACCCAGATACCGCTTG GTATGTAAATATTTCGATGTGCATAAGTCAGCTTCCAAGAGTcgatcttgttggtgatagcgcCCGTGGCACCATAGAGAAATGGCCTCAAAGACTTGTTGCAGTGCCACCAAGGATAGCCAATGGGGGAATTAAGGGGATGTCTATCCAGGCATACAAGCATGACTATTCCATTTGGATGAGAAGATTTGAACTCTACGGGACATATTTGAAAGATTTATCTCGCAGAAGTTACAGAAATGTCATGGACATGAATGCTGGCTTTGGTGGCTTTGCTGCTGCTATGTCGAAATACCCTGTTTGGGTCATGAATGTGGTTCCTGCAAATATAACGGAAAACACTCTCGGTGTCATCTACGAGCGTGGCCTGATTGGGACATATATGGACTG GTGTGAGGCTTTCTCTACTTATCCACGTACATATGATCTGATACACGCTAATGGAGTATTCAGCTTGTATATCGACAA GTGTGGCACCCTTGACATACTGGTCGAGATGGACCGCATTCTCCGGCCAGGGGGCGCTGCAATAATTCGGGACGCAGCTGATGTTGTTCTGAAAGTGAAGGAGGCTGCTGATCGTCTGCAATGGCACAGCcgggtcgtcgatgcggaggatgaGGCCTCGGATCCTCAGAAGCTTCTCATCGTGAATAATTCCTTCTCACTGCCTGAGAATTAG